From the genome of Triticum aestivum cultivar Chinese Spring chromosome 3B, IWGSC CS RefSeq v2.1, whole genome shotgun sequence, one region includes:
- the LOC123064669 gene encoding putative serpin-Z8, with protein MYQQIACHDGFRVLKLPYKAYNDDSPPAYNSKLREGLPEFSMCVFLPEDCDGLWSLLDRITARPEFLHEHLPRDHVPVGKFRLPKFKLTYMSSIRGVLKDLGLRLPFDPLLANMTGIVGDDESVVPLCVSEVVHKAVVEMNEEGCEAAAVTVESDDDLGFSLYCDYEYVPPPPTVDFVADHPFAFFIVEETSGTVVFAGHVLDPTKEE; from the coding sequence ATGTACCAGCAAATCGCGTGCCACGATGGGTTCAGGGTGTTGAAGCTGCCGTACAAGGCGTACAACGACGACAGCCCGCCGGCGTACAACTCCAAGCTGCGGGAGGGCCTCCCGGAGTTCTCCATGTGCGTCTTTCTCCCCGAGGACTGCGACGGCCTGTGGAGCTTGCTCGACAGGATCACGGCCCGCCCAGAGTTCCTACACGAGCACCTGCCGAGGGACCATGTCCCTGTCGGCAAGTTCCGGCTGCCCAAGTTCAAGCTGACGTACATGAGCAGCATCCGCGGCGTTCTCAAAGACCTGGGCCTCCGGCTGCCCTTCGATCCCCTTCTGGCCAACATGACCGGGATCGTCGGGGACGACGAGTCGGTCGTGCCGCTGTGCGTAAGCGAGGTTGTCCACAAGGCGGTGGTGGAGATGAACGAGGAGGGGTGCGAGGCCGCCGCCGTCACCGTGGAGTCAGACGACGACTTGGGGTTCTCGCTTTACTGCGATTACGAGTACGTGCCACCACCTCCAACAGTGGACTTCGTCGCCGACCACCCGTTCGCCTTCTTCATCGTTGAGGAGACTTCAGGCACCGTTGTCTTCGCTGGGCATGTGCTCGATCCTACCAAGGAAGAGTAG